From a region of the Apis mellifera strain DH4 linkage group LG2, Amel_HAv3.1, whole genome shotgun sequence genome:
- the LOC408686 gene encoding sequestosome-1, protein MKMFKAYLQNSDFSIKEIRKFNLYPSNLSDKFEVLCNKIKELFPELNHKSFTISWKDNDGDQIVMSSEDELKIAFNEIRNKEVETKYLAIYIKPTIQKEQKSTTNPYQNDLNEKVIHFGITCDGCDNDIIGFRYKCIQCEDYDLCAQCEAAGIHPHHCMIRMPQPLKWHHSRSLHHHLRKIFKKNGVHLNKKTSSNENKESQGIHCNIYPWFETYAPYLNNFIDALLEVHNVESNSSKVEKKEESKNNSHIDDNDSKKFPGEGRKLFDDTKDDKESVSDVASTTSQDSNPPKVTADEWTIIDTKDTTEANHTASTSSNMNETNEKEKSSSTAPSAPNGTSIYPELPKEKIIHHQNPIINEAVENMIRMGFSNQGGLLTYLLDAENGDINKVLEILQPTNKR, encoded by the exons atgaaaatgtttaaagcatatttgcaaaatagtGATTTTTCCatcaaagaaattcgaaaatttaatttatatccttCTAATCTCTCGGATAAATTCGAAGTGCTCtgtaataaaatcaaagagCTGTTTCCTGAACTAAATCATAAAAGTTTTACTATTTCTTGGAaag ataatgaTGGTGATCAAATTGTAATGTCATCTGaggatgaattaaaaattgcttttaatGAAATCAGAAACAAAGAAGTAGAAACAAAATATCttgcaatatatatcaaaCCTACTATCCAAAAGGAACAAAAATCAACGACCAATCCAtatcaaaatgatttaaatgaaaaagtaattCATTTTGGCATAACTTGTGATGGTTgtgataatgatataattggatttagatataaatgtaTCCAATGTGAAGATTATGATTTATGTGCACAATGTGAAGCAGCAGGTATACATCCACATCATTGTATGATTCGTATGCCACAACCATTAAAATGGCATCATAGTCGAAGTTTACATCaccatttaagaaaaattttcaaaaagaatggTGTACATCTCAATAAGAAAACTtcttcaaatgaaaataaagaatcccAAGGAattcattgtaatatttatcctTGGTTCGAAACTTATGCaccatatttaaataattttattgatgcGTTATTAGAAGTACATAATGTTGAATCTAATTCTTCTAAG gttgaaaaaaaagaagaatctaaGAATAATTCACATATAGATGATAATGATTCTAAAAAGTTTCCtggggaaggaagaaaattatttgatgataCAAAAGATGATAAGGAATCAGTATCAGATGTTGCATCAACTACAAGTCAAGATAGTAATCCTCCAAAAGTAACAGCAGATGAATGGACTATTATAGATACAAAGGATACTACTGAAGCTAACCATACTGCATCAACTTCATCTAATATGAATGAAACTAATGAAAAAGag aaaTCTTCTTCAACGGCACCGTCAGCTCCAAATGGAACTTCAATTTATCCTGAAttaccaaaagaaaaaataatacatcatCAAAATCCAATAATTAATGAAGCCGTTGAAAATATGATAAGAATGGGATTCTCAAATCAAGGTGgattattaacttatttattagatgCTGAAAATGGTGATATTAACAAGGTTTTAGAAATATTGCAACCTACAAATAAACGTTAa
- the LOC410857 gene encoding protein lethal(2)essential for life encodes MSVVPLIFRDWWDDFERPVSRLMDQHFGRGLNRDDLLSRFSDINFDRPLRSIFRDRYYRPWSNVTGQPSSGSSTIQLDNKDNFQVILDVQQFSPEEITVKTVGNNVIVEAKHEERQDEHGFVSRQFIRRYVLPPSHDVINITSSLSSDGVLTITAPKKGETPSGDERIIQIVKTGEPAGKSIKVETTTEEK; translated from the exons ATGTCGGTCGTGCCTCTGATATTTCGCGATTGGTGGGACGATTTCGAACGTCCAGTGTCCCGATTGATGGACCAACACTTCGGCAGAGGACTGAATCGAGACGACTTGTTATCACGGTTTTCCGATATCAACTTCGATAGACCTCTACGCTCGATATTTCGCGATAGGTATTACCGTCCATGGAGTAACGTGACAGGTCAACCCTCGAGCGGATCCAGCACGATTCAACTCGACAATAAGGACAACTTCCAG GTAATACTGGATGTTCAACAATTCTCACCGGAAGAGATTACGGTGAAGACGGTCGGTAATAACGTTATTGTCGAAGCAAAACACGAGGAGAGACAAGACGAGCACGGATTTGTCAGCCGACAATTCATACGCAGATACGTCTTGCCTCCATCTCACGACGTGATCAACATTACCTCGAGTCTATCTTCAGATGGTGTTTTAACTATCACGGCACCCAAAAAG GGAGAAACACCTAGTGGAGACGAACGAATCATTCAAATCGTGAAAACCGGAGAACCAGCGGGTAAATCGATCAAAGTAGAAACGACtacagaagaaaaataa
- the LOC410856 gene encoding 28S ribosomal protein S29, mitochondrial isoform X1, which translates to MLRHRGFHLGAPRGSLFGKICIKNARRTIITAATKDIQDVNLSSFRTELNPPEHNENCLNKIYTISSDITSLLMKDMTIELKKQTTIFRELGILVRKPAIELISYLEQTDYTKSINKYVLYGKEGVGKTTTLLHLIHYGLMKHFIIIYLPWVRNWFRYAREVSESPLIPDKLDLPQVAAKWLEYLKYLNEVSLSQYNLKTTKEYTWSQREVTKCGETLSNLIEFGIKRNKFACGVINALLDELKLASTAGKCKTLVFIDGFNAFTSTITHVCDENNKYMPPEKISITSAFYNIVNYDWCNGAAILTVDKRANKDRRDSDYPKYLLGKKGFEHLDPFLPIQVENYSKEEFTTILEYYTDRKWIRNISPLGMKELELLSNKHPVTLWRLCKSL; encoded by the exons gTTCTTTATTTGGTAAAATATGCATTAAAAATGCTCGACGAACAATAATAACAGCGGCAACAAAAGATATACAAGATGTAAATCTTTCATCATTTCGCACAGAACTAAATCCTCCAGaacataatgaaaattgtttaaataaaatttatacaatatcttCAGATATTACATCATTATTGATGAAAGATATGAcaattgaattaaagaaacaaacaaCAATTTTTAGAGAACTTGGCATTTTAGTTAGAAAACCTGCAATTGAACTTATATCATACTTAGAACAAACAGATTAtacaaaatctataaataaatatgttttat ATGGTAAAGAAGGAGTAGGAAAAACAACAACATTGttacatttaattcattatggtcttatgaaacattttattataatttatttgccaTGGG tTCGTAATTGGTTTCGATATGCAAGGGAAGTTTCTGAATCTCCTTTGATACCAGATAAATTAGACTTACCTCAAGTAGCAGCAAAATggttagaatatttaaaatatttaaatgaagtaTCATTATCACAATATAAT ctAAAAACTACTAAAGAATATACATGGTCTCAAAGAGAAGTTACAAAATGTGGAGAAACACTTTCTAATCTTAttgaatttggaataaaaagaaataaatttgcttGTGGAGTTATTAATGCTTTATTGGATGAATTGAAATTAGCTAGTACAGCAGGAAAATGTAAAACATTAGTTTTTATAGATGGTTTTAATGCATTTACTTCTACAATTACACATGTAtgcgatgaaaataataaatatatgccaCCTGAGAAGATATCAATAACATCTGCATTCtacaatattgtaaattacgaTTGGTGTAATGGTGCTGCAATATTAACAGTAGATAAAAGAgcaaataaa gataGAAGAGATTCTGattatccaaaatatttaCTTGGTAAAAAAGGATTTGAACATTTAGATCCCTTTCTTCCTATTCAggtcgaaaattattcaaaagaagaatttacaactattttagaatattatacagATCGAAAATGGATCAGAAATATAAGTCCATTAGGAAtgaaagaattagaattattatccaATAAACATCCAGTTACACTTTGGAGACTTTGTAAatcattgtaa
- the LOC410856 gene encoding 28S ribosomal protein S29, mitochondrial isoform X2 has translation MVIYNCINGSLFGKICIKNARRTIITAATKDIQDVNLSSFRTELNPPEHNENCLNKIYTISSDITSLLMKDMTIELKKQTTIFRELGILVRKPAIELISYLEQTDYTKSINKYVLYGKEGVGKTTTLLHLIHYGLMKHFIIIYLPWVRNWFRYAREVSESPLIPDKLDLPQVAAKWLEYLKYLNEVSLSQYNLKTTKEYTWSQREVTKCGETLSNLIEFGIKRNKFACGVINALLDELKLASTAGKCKTLVFIDGFNAFTSTITHVCDENNKYMPPEKISITSAFYNIVNYDWCNGAAILTVDKRANKDRRDSDYPKYLLGKKGFEHLDPFLPIQVENYSKEEFTTILEYYTDRKWIRNISPLGMKELELLSNKHPVTLWRLCKSL, from the exons ATGGTTATTTACAATTGTATTAACG gTTCTTTATTTGGTAAAATATGCATTAAAAATGCTCGACGAACAATAATAACAGCGGCAACAAAAGATATACAAGATGTAAATCTTTCATCATTTCGCACAGAACTAAATCCTCCAGaacataatgaaaattgtttaaataaaatttatacaatatcttCAGATATTACATCATTATTGATGAAAGATATGAcaattgaattaaagaaacaaacaaCAATTTTTAGAGAACTTGGCATTTTAGTTAGAAAACCTGCAATTGAACTTATATCATACTTAGAACAAACAGATTAtacaaaatctataaataaatatgttttat ATGGTAAAGAAGGAGTAGGAAAAACAACAACATTGttacatttaattcattatggtcttatgaaacattttattataatttatttgccaTGGG tTCGTAATTGGTTTCGATATGCAAGGGAAGTTTCTGAATCTCCTTTGATACCAGATAAATTAGACTTACCTCAAGTAGCAGCAAAATggttagaatatttaaaatatttaaatgaagtaTCATTATCACAATATAAT ctAAAAACTACTAAAGAATATACATGGTCTCAAAGAGAAGTTACAAAATGTGGAGAAACACTTTCTAATCTTAttgaatttggaataaaaagaaataaatttgcttGTGGAGTTATTAATGCTTTATTGGATGAATTGAAATTAGCTAGTACAGCAGGAAAATGTAAAACATTAGTTTTTATAGATGGTTTTAATGCATTTACTTCTACAATTACACATGTAtgcgatgaaaataataaatatatgccaCCTGAGAAGATATCAATAACATCTGCATTCtacaatattgtaaattacgaTTGGTGTAATGGTGCTGCAATATTAACAGTAGATAAAAGAgcaaataaa gataGAAGAGATTCTGattatccaaaatatttaCTTGGTAAAAAAGGATTTGAACATTTAGATCCCTTTCTTCCTATTCAggtcgaaaattattcaaaagaagaatttacaactattttagaatattatacagATCGAAAATGGATCAGAAATATAAGTCCATTAGGAAtgaaagaattagaattattatccaATAAACATCCAGTTACACTTTGGAGACTTTGTAAatcattgtaa
- the LOC410856 gene encoding 28S ribosomal protein S29, mitochondrial isoform X3: MMSYTCSLFGKICIKNARRTIITAATKDIQDVNLSSFRTELNPPEHNENCLNKIYTISSDITSLLMKDMTIELKKQTTIFRELGILVRKPAIELISYLEQTDYTKSINKYVLYGKEGVGKTTTLLHLIHYGLMKHFIIIYLPWVRNWFRYAREVSESPLIPDKLDLPQVAAKWLEYLKYLNEVSLSQYNLKTTKEYTWSQREVTKCGETLSNLIEFGIKRNKFACGVINALLDELKLASTAGKCKTLVFIDGFNAFTSTITHVCDENNKYMPPEKISITSAFYNIVNYDWCNGAAILTVDKRANKDRRDSDYPKYLLGKKGFEHLDPFLPIQVENYSKEEFTTILEYYTDRKWIRNISPLGMKELELLSNKHPVTLWRLCKSL, translated from the exons atgatGTCATATACTT gTTCTTTATTTGGTAAAATATGCATTAAAAATGCTCGACGAACAATAATAACAGCGGCAACAAAAGATATACAAGATGTAAATCTTTCATCATTTCGCACAGAACTAAATCCTCCAGaacataatgaaaattgtttaaataaaatttatacaatatcttCAGATATTACATCATTATTGATGAAAGATATGAcaattgaattaaagaaacaaacaaCAATTTTTAGAGAACTTGGCATTTTAGTTAGAAAACCTGCAATTGAACTTATATCATACTTAGAACAAACAGATTAtacaaaatctataaataaatatgttttat ATGGTAAAGAAGGAGTAGGAAAAACAACAACATTGttacatttaattcattatggtcttatgaaacattttattataatttatttgccaTGGG tTCGTAATTGGTTTCGATATGCAAGGGAAGTTTCTGAATCTCCTTTGATACCAGATAAATTAGACTTACCTCAAGTAGCAGCAAAATggttagaatatttaaaatatttaaatgaagtaTCATTATCACAATATAAT ctAAAAACTACTAAAGAATATACATGGTCTCAAAGAGAAGTTACAAAATGTGGAGAAACACTTTCTAATCTTAttgaatttggaataaaaagaaataaatttgcttGTGGAGTTATTAATGCTTTATTGGATGAATTGAAATTAGCTAGTACAGCAGGAAAATGTAAAACATTAGTTTTTATAGATGGTTTTAATGCATTTACTTCTACAATTACACATGTAtgcgatgaaaataataaatatatgccaCCTGAGAAGATATCAATAACATCTGCATTCtacaatattgtaaattacgaTTGGTGTAATGGTGCTGCAATATTAACAGTAGATAAAAGAgcaaataaa gataGAAGAGATTCTGattatccaaaatatttaCTTGGTAAAAAAGGATTTGAACATTTAGATCCCTTTCTTCCTATTCAggtcgaaaattattcaaaagaagaatttacaactattttagaatattatacagATCGAAAATGGATCAGAAATATAAGTCCATTAGGAAtgaaagaattagaattattatccaATAAACATCCAGTTACACTTTGGAGACTTTGTAAatcattgtaa
- the LOC410855 gene encoding retinoblastoma-binding protein 5 homolog isoform X1 produces the protein MNLELLESFGQNYPEEFDGTLDCISLAVTCTFNKRGTLLAVGCNDGRIVIWDFLTRGVAKIISAHVHPVCSLSWSRNGHKLLSASTDNNVCIWDVLSGECDQKYRFPSPILKVQFHPRNLNKFLVCPMRHAAVMVDVEGTHRVIPLDDDSDLNIVASFDRRGDYVYTGNARGRILVLDAESLTVKASYKISQGTASNTAVKSIEFARRGSCFLVNTSDRVIRVYDSTEVLACGKDGEPEPIQKLQDLVNKTMWKKCCFSGDGEYVCAGSARQHALYVWEKSIGNLVKILHGTKGELLLDVVWHPVRPIIASISSGVVSIWAQNQVENWSAFAPDFKELDENVEYEERESEFDLSDEDKSVVQGEEAQDEEIEVDVASIDRVAAFCSSDEEMEDIGSLQFLPISPDVEDSEDNQTTTHEPPMKKHRSHDIHLQGAPVDETHPLLNKGKDKPTTKKGRPRLEHRKGK, from the exons atgaatttagaattattag aatcatTCGGTCAGAATTATCCAGAg GAGTTTGATGGTACATTAGATTGTATATCATTAGCAGTTACttgtacatttaataaaagaggAACTCTTCTTGCTGTTGGGTGTAATGATGGTAGAATTGTTATTTGGGATTTTTTAACTCGTGGTGTTGCTAAGATCATTAGTGCACATGTACATCCTGTATGTTCATTGAG ttggTCTAGAAATggtcataaattattaagtgcATCTACAGATAATAATGTTTGCATATGGGATGTCTTATCTGGAGAATGTGATCAAAAATATAGGTTTCCATCTCCTATATTAAAAGTTCAATTTCATCCAAGAAATCTTAATAAGTTTTTAGTATGTCCAATGAGACATGCAGCAGTAATGGTTGATGTTGAGGGTACACATAGAGTTATACCTTTGGATGATGAT agTGATTTGAATATAGTGGCATCTTTTGATCGCCGAGGAGATTATGTCTACACTGGAAATGCTCGTGGCAGAATTCTAGTTCTTGATGCAGAATCATTAACTGTGAAAgcttcttataaaatatcacaagGCACAGCTAGTAATACAGCTGTAAAAAGTATTGAATTTGCTAGACGTGGTTCTTGTTTCCTAGTAAATACATCGGATAGAGTAATTCGTGTGTATGATAGTACTGAAGTATTAGCTTGTGGAAAAGATGGTGAACCTGAAccaatacaaaaattacaagatttaGTAAATAAAACTATGTGGAAAAAATGTTGTTTTTCTGGAGATGGAGAATATGTTTGTGCTGGATCTGCAAGGCAGCATGCTTTATATGTATGGGAAAAAAGTATTGGgaatttagtaaaaattttacatggtACTAAAGGAGAATTATTACTTGATGTTGTT TGGCATCCAGTAAGACCAATTATTGCATCTATATCATCTGGTGTTGTTTCTATTTGGGCACAAAATCAAGTTGAAAATTGGTCTGCATTTGCTCcagattttaaagaattggatgaaaatgttgaatatgaagaaagagaaagtgaATTTGATTTGAGTGATGAAGATAAATCAGTGGTACAAGGTGAAGAAGCACAAGATGAGGAGATAGAAGTAGATGTTGCATCTATAGATAGAGTGGCAGCTTTTTGCAGTTCTGATGAAGAAATGGAAGATATTGgttcattacaatttttaccaATATCACCAGATGTAGAAGATTCAGAAGATAATCAAACAACAACGCATGAACCACCTATGAAGAAACATCGCTCTCATGACATTCACTTACAAGGTGCACCAGTAGATg aaactcatccattattaaataaaggaaaagataAACCAACAACTAAAAAAGGAAGACCAAGATTAGAAcatagaaaaggaaaataa
- the LOC410855 gene encoding retinoblastoma-binding protein 5 homolog isoform X2 yields MNLELLESFGQNYPEEFDGTLDCISLAVTCTFNKRGTLLAVGCNDGRIVIWDFLTRGVAKIISAHVHPVCSLSWSRNGHKLLSASTDNNVCIWDVLSGECDQKYRFPSPILKVQFHPRNLNKFLVCPMRHAAVMVDVEGTHRVIPLDDDSDLNIVASFDRRGDYVYTGNARGRILVLDAESLTVKASYKISQGTASNTAVKSIEFARRGSCFLVNTSDRVIRVYDSTEVLACGKDGEPEPIQKLQDLVNKTMWKKCCFSGDGEYVCAGSARQHALYVWEKSIGNLVKILHGTKGELLLDVVWHPVRPIIASISSGVVSIWAQNQVENWSAFAPDFKELDENVEYEERESEFDLSDEDKSVVQGEEAQDEEIEVDVASIDRVAAFCSSDEEMEDIGSLQFLPISPDVEDSEDNQTTTHEPPMKKHRSHDIHLQETHPLLNKGKDKPTTKKGRPRLEHRKGK; encoded by the exons atgaatttagaattattag aatcatTCGGTCAGAATTATCCAGAg GAGTTTGATGGTACATTAGATTGTATATCATTAGCAGTTACttgtacatttaataaaagaggAACTCTTCTTGCTGTTGGGTGTAATGATGGTAGAATTGTTATTTGGGATTTTTTAACTCGTGGTGTTGCTAAGATCATTAGTGCACATGTACATCCTGTATGTTCATTGAG ttggTCTAGAAATggtcataaattattaagtgcATCTACAGATAATAATGTTTGCATATGGGATGTCTTATCTGGAGAATGTGATCAAAAATATAGGTTTCCATCTCCTATATTAAAAGTTCAATTTCATCCAAGAAATCTTAATAAGTTTTTAGTATGTCCAATGAGACATGCAGCAGTAATGGTTGATGTTGAGGGTACACATAGAGTTATACCTTTGGATGATGAT agTGATTTGAATATAGTGGCATCTTTTGATCGCCGAGGAGATTATGTCTACACTGGAAATGCTCGTGGCAGAATTCTAGTTCTTGATGCAGAATCATTAACTGTGAAAgcttcttataaaatatcacaagGCACAGCTAGTAATACAGCTGTAAAAAGTATTGAATTTGCTAGACGTGGTTCTTGTTTCCTAGTAAATACATCGGATAGAGTAATTCGTGTGTATGATAGTACTGAAGTATTAGCTTGTGGAAAAGATGGTGAACCTGAAccaatacaaaaattacaagatttaGTAAATAAAACTATGTGGAAAAAATGTTGTTTTTCTGGAGATGGAGAATATGTTTGTGCTGGATCTGCAAGGCAGCATGCTTTATATGTATGGGAAAAAAGTATTGGgaatttagtaaaaattttacatggtACTAAAGGAGAATTATTACTTGATGTTGTT TGGCATCCAGTAAGACCAATTATTGCATCTATATCATCTGGTGTTGTTTCTATTTGGGCACAAAATCAAGTTGAAAATTGGTCTGCATTTGCTCcagattttaaagaattggatgaaaatgttgaatatgaagaaagagaaagtgaATTTGATTTGAGTGATGAAGATAAATCAGTGGTACAAGGTGAAGAAGCACAAGATGAGGAGATAGAAGTAGATGTTGCATCTATAGATAGAGTGGCAGCTTTTTGCAGTTCTGATGAAGAAATGGAAGATATTGgttcattacaatttttaccaATATCACCAGATGTAGAAGATTCAGAAGATAATCAAACAACAACGCATGAACCACCTATGAAGAAACATCGCTCTCATGACATTCACTTACAAG aaactcatccattattaaataaaggaaaagataAACCAACAACTAAAAAAGGAAGACCAAGATTAGAAcatagaaaaggaaaataa
- the LOC410854 gene encoding seipin, translated as MLISRLLAQVHKKLFYVQNRTKRGVQSAKDIILSIGIIIISGCLIIWLSVFLYTAFYYAYVPSISYVRPVHLQFKSCNEQKGICSFPYAYVQLTNKQQLLMVGQPYKVNLHLEMPESPANKELGMFMVCAQLRSRDGFLVEHSCRSTMLHYRSTLLHALTTFTFSPMMIFGTTEEKQNIVLELFDNFEEDQSHPVTIIYIEIQSRHIEFYSASIMINAHLSGLRYLMFHWPILSAILGVSTNLFFIAIVCAFSYFHFTIYDDSGDDGFNYEEDKNEEEKQEYKKELDIEEKEKHKATNDHSSDSSSSEDPFILPHLIKSEQESHSSHIELIKN; from the exons ATGTTAATTTCGAGGTTATTGGCACAAGTTCataagaaattgttttatgtTCAGAACAGAACAAAAAGAGGTGTACAATCTgctaaagatataattttgagtatcggaattattattattagtggATGTCTTATTATTTGGTTGTCCGTGTTTCTTTATACAGCATTTTATTATGCTTATGTACCAAGTATTTCATACGTACGACCAGTACATTTGCAATTCAA atCATGTAATGAACAAAAAGGAATTTGTAGCTTTCCATATGCATATGTGCAGTTAACAAATAAACAACAACTTTTAATGGTCGGTCAGCCATATAAAGTTAATTTGCATTTAGAAATGCCAGAATCACCAGCCAATAAAGAACTTG gTATGTTCATGGTTTGTGCTCAATTACGCAGCAGAGATGGTTTCCTTGTAGAACATTCATGTAGATCTACCATGTTACATTATCGTAGTACCTTATTACATGCACTTAcaacatttacattttcaccTATGATGATTTTTGGCACTacagaagaaaaacaaaatatagttCTTGaactatttgataattttgaagaagatCAAAGTCATCCAGTTACaatcatttatattgaaatacaatCAAGACATATTGAATTCTATTCTGCAAGCATTATGATAAATGCTCATTTATCGGGTCTACGCTATTTAATGTTTCATTGGCCAATTTTATCTGCTATTCTTGGTGTTAgtacaaatttgtttttcatagCAATTGTATGTGctttttcctattttcattttacaatttatgatGATTCTGGAGATGATGGTTTCAATTacgaagaagataaaaatgaagaagaaaaacaggaatataagaaagaattggacattgaagaaaaagaaaaacataaagCTACAAATGATC attcatcAGACTCATCATCATCAGAAGATCCTTTTATATTGCCACATCTTATAAAGTCTGAACAAGAATCTCATTCTTCTcacattgaattaataaaaaattaa